One window of the Trifolium pratense cultivar HEN17-A07 linkage group LG2, ARS_RC_1.1, whole genome shotgun sequence genome contains the following:
- the LOC123908303 gene encoding uncharacterized GPI-anchored protein At3g06035-like, translated as MAFFRFSLVFFISSILLFNHSVKCDNDEEDVLFQGVNEYRASLNLTTLTKNENANCLAEQIADQFKNQPCTNTTGANTVPGTEPQFANYPELLTKCHLNISNTRDGSIMPACVPGLVPGIVLTNFTKSLYSQNLNDTKFTGIGIGSEDNWIVVVLTTTTSDGSFLPDTSGANFISTIGLVYCLMLLLVGNIIMF; from the exons ATGGCGTTTTTCCGCTTCTctcttgttttcttcatttcttcaatTCTCTTATTCAATCACTCAGTTAAATGCGACAATG ATGAGGAAGATGTTCTTTTTCAGGGAGTCAATGAATACCGCGCATCATTAAACTTGACAACTCTAACAAAGAATGAGAATGCTAATTGTTTGGCGGAACAAATAGCTGACCAGTTCAAGAATCAACCTTGTACAAATACCACAGGTGCTAACACAGTACCAGGTACTGAGCCTCAGTTTGCCAACTATCCAGAACTTTTAACTAAATGCCACTTAAATATTTCCAACACAAGGGATGGATCGATAATGCCTGCTTGTGTTCCTGGCCTTGTTCCGGGCATTGTCCTCACTAATTTCACGAAATCTCTCTACTCCCAAAATCTCAATGACACGAAGTTTACTGGAATTGGGATTGGTTCAGAAGATAATTGGATCGTTGTTGTACTGACCACAACCACTTCTGATGGAAGCTTTCTTCCTGATACTAGTGGTGCCAATTTTATTTCCACAATTGGATTGGTTTACTGCTTAATGCTCTTGTTAGTTGGTAACATTATCATGTTCTGA